A stretch of the Bradyrhizobium sp. CCBAU 53351 genome encodes the following:
- a CDS encoding VCBS domain-containing protein produces MDGQGSRSPVIAPTNAHVDSFTAKAHGHVPDGAFVVPDPNLIFNGEFKRAGLDLVLSHEGHEFVVHDYFRGDKRAALASPDGAHLTGDIVNALTGYVQVAQAAPGAAAAQVIGHVTKLSGSATAIRNGVSVILNNGDNVEKGDVVSTGADSTLGITFIDGTVFGLSSNARMVLNEMVYDPNGSSNSSLLSLVAGTITFVAGETAKHGDMKIDTPVATMGIRGTAVLTQINFVVPAGGGDPQPQASFQVLVEPNGTTGSYILFDKITLLPIATVNQAGQMIQISGGNVSISNALMSPDVQKLITDVFTLKFTDNNTNTKLTTNFTDTLTPMSLDVVFKSASGPIVTATFVNLNTQGSEGPSTSTPPALRIPGQPIAQSFDASGNLKTAFSLTERADATGDTHADTISGLIRFVDQNLGDRPTVSISLAEAPNYAYKDAGQHVVTGSLTDLQKQDIAATQIQINVVPGAGNDNNGSAVWTYTIPDNVFDFLAAGETLTLTYMVRVDTNFSVSPESKLIPITITITGTNDKPTVATSGGTVIEKIGTGNEALDTITGTVTFTDVDLTDRPIVSAALSSSQPFKYLDAQGHDISATLTPQQLAAIAAVEVPLTVLQGAGNGNNGSAIWTYSVSDHLFDFLAEGETLTLNYVVQVDDGHGGVVSTPIIVSINGADVNVEGTNDVPTIVEDDTNPAGAVTEDTAATLAANGTIAFNDPDLTDTHTASYVLKSTVSSAHLPGFGDGTSHIGTFALNPVVESPGVSSRGSVGWTFTLDDNDPVLQSLAEGQTITQVYTVTVDDHHGGTVTQDVTVVITGTNDAPTITSDADAAAGAVTEDAATPTLSTGGTLAIQDLDLIDTHIAEAVFKSATSNAHLPGFDGHTPLGTFTIDPSVTESNGDTDNGATLGWHFALNDNDPVLQSLAKGQTITQIYTVTFTDNHGAEVTKDVTVTITGTNDAPTVTSSAADAAGEVTEDDTSVTLSIDGTLAIQDLDLIDAHTAQAMFKSSTSSVHLPGFDDDTPLGTFTIDPSVLESIIDTDNGATLGWHFSLDNNDAVLQSLAQGQTITQVYTVTFTDDHGAYVSQDVTVTINGANDAPTMTSSAADAAGAVTEDACVTLSIDGTLAIQDLDLVDTHTAETVFKSSTSSVHLPGFDDDTPLGTFTIDSAIAEFNDDTGNGATLGWHFSLDNNDAVLQSLAQGQTITQVYTVTFTDDHGAYVSQDVTVTINGANDAPTITSDAAAATGAVTEDDDASLTAGGTLAIQDVDLIDTHTAQAVFKSSSVSSALPGFEDDSTNIGTFTIDAVSESGSDTSNAATLGWHFTLDNSDPVLQSLAEGQTITQVYTVTFDDQHGGTVSQDVTVTITGTNDAPAVSYVTSDYMNFDGQTIAVGEVPTVASDEVTLDGWVNWNGGAEAGHGQILFYNGNTSTTGFGLLGTVNADGTMELQILAGGVQIADTGVALAASQWHNVALTRDNGAFSLYLDGNREYSQAWSINPIDGSPSNPSASYMMIGAASEPGAAGFGAEGFFGSIADVSVWNAALTQAQIQSLDFTALTGSETNLAAYYQLGDGSGTTAANAVNPAKSLAIEGDADWASSTSGPGGAVADLVETNAGQLAHGVLALSDVDATDHVTVSVGELQVALDGAPQSGSVGGLSHADLLNYLSVPSGDILDGTATQTQLTWNFDSQGHAFDFLAAGQTLSLQYTIVPDDGYGAGTSAIVTVNIAGSNDAPTLADLHIGPLTDTAAADTFSDLNGTLTGNDVDTGETATLTYAVLNADHHPATTAVGLYGTLTINPDGCYSYVPNAAAINALAAGSYADTFTVQTTDVHGATGTATLTVDVTGANDANGPVIDTASFQVEHIIENGNDIVNDLVVIDTDAGAAADTFTVTLSTAHPDVSSVYFAPMTGSLEQINAGLASGGTGVVYDPTGASTDDYPQPPEFDQITLTVADSSGHSDTVNFIFVEGETSQQIVLSGADGKDVIFATESSDTLIGGGGKDQFVFAPAASQDAIQHTVNDFEIGLDKIDLRQFSGISSIGDLSPASQDGGTLLTLDNHETILLKGVISANLQASDFIFGPHVT; encoded by the coding sequence TTGGACGGCCAGGGTTCCCGCTCGCCCGTCATTGCCCCGACCAATGCCCATGTCGATTCCTTTACCGCGAAGGCGCACGGTCACGTGCCTGACGGCGCGTTCGTTGTTCCCGACCCCAACCTGATCTTCAACGGCGAGTTCAAGCGCGCAGGCCTCGATCTCGTCTTGTCCCACGAGGGGCATGAATTCGTCGTTCACGATTATTTCCGGGGTGACAAGCGCGCAGCGCTCGCCTCGCCCGATGGCGCCCACCTCACCGGCGACATCGTCAACGCGCTCACCGGCTATGTCCAGGTTGCGCAAGCCGCGCCCGGCGCTGCCGCGGCCCAGGTCATCGGCCACGTCACCAAGCTCTCCGGAAGCGCGACCGCGATCCGCAACGGCGTCTCGGTCATCCTGAACAACGGCGACAACGTCGAGAAGGGCGACGTGGTTTCGACCGGCGCCGATTCGACCCTCGGCATCACCTTCATCGACGGCACCGTGTTCGGCTTGTCTTCGAACGCGCGCATGGTGCTGAACGAGATGGTCTACGACCCCAACGGGTCGAGCAATTCCTCGCTGCTGAGCCTCGTCGCCGGCACCATCACCTTCGTCGCCGGCGAGACCGCCAAGCACGGCGACATGAAGATCGACACGCCGGTCGCCACCATGGGCATCCGCGGCACGGCGGTGCTGACACAGATCAACTTCGTCGTTCCGGCCGGCGGCGGCGATCCGCAGCCGCAGGCCAGCTTCCAGGTGCTGGTCGAGCCGAACGGCACGACGGGCTCCTACATCCTGTTCGACAAGATCACGCTGCTGCCGATCGCGACGGTCAACCAGGCCGGCCAGATGATCCAGATCAGCGGCGGCAACGTCTCGATCTCCAATGCGCTGATGTCGCCGGACGTTCAGAAGCTGATCACGGACGTGTTCACGCTGAAGTTCACCGACAACAACACCAACACCAAGCTGACCACGAACTTCACCGACACGCTCACGCCGATGAGCCTGGACGTGGTGTTCAAGTCGGCGTCCGGCCCCATCGTGACCGCGACCTTCGTCAATCTCAATACGCAGGGATCGGAAGGGCCGAGCACCTCCACGCCGCCCGCCTTGCGTATTCCCGGCCAACCCATTGCGCAGAGCTTCGACGCCAGCGGCAATTTGAAGACGGCGTTCTCGCTGACCGAGCGTGCTGACGCGACCGGCGACACCCATGCCGATACGATCTCCGGCCTGATCAGGTTCGTCGACCAAAACCTCGGCGACCGGCCGACGGTGAGCATCAGCCTCGCCGAAGCGCCGAACTATGCTTACAAGGACGCCGGACAGCACGTCGTCACCGGCTCGCTCACCGATCTCCAGAAGCAGGACATCGCAGCGACGCAGATCCAGATCAACGTCGTCCCCGGCGCCGGCAACGACAACAACGGCTCGGCGGTCTGGACTTACACGATCCCGGACAACGTCTTCGACTTCCTCGCCGCCGGCGAAACGCTGACGCTGACCTACATGGTCCGCGTCGATACCAATTTCTCGGTGAGCCCCGAGTCGAAGCTCATCCCGATCACCATCACGATCACGGGGACCAACGACAAGCCCACCGTCGCGACGTCGGGCGGAACCGTCATCGAGAAGATCGGCACCGGCAACGAGGCTCTCGACACCATCACGGGAACGGTCACCTTCACCGACGTCGATCTGACCGACCGGCCCATCGTGAGCGCGGCGCTCTCGTCCAGCCAGCCCTTCAAATATCTCGATGCGCAGGGCCACGATATCAGCGCGACGCTGACGCCGCAGCAACTCGCGGCGATCGCCGCCGTCGAGGTGCCGCTCACCGTGCTGCAGGGTGCGGGCAACGGCAACAACGGCTCGGCCATCTGGACCTACAGCGTTTCCGACCATCTCTTCGATTTCCTCGCCGAAGGCGAGACGCTGACCCTCAACTATGTGGTGCAGGTCGATGACGGACACGGCGGCGTCGTCAGCACGCCGATCATCGTGTCCATCAACGGTGCGGACGTCAATGTCGAGGGCACCAACGACGTGCCGACGATCGTCGAGGACGACACCAATCCGGCCGGCGCTGTGACCGAAGATACAGCGGCCACGCTCGCGGCGAACGGCACCATTGCCTTCAACGACCCCGATCTCACCGATACACACACTGCGAGCTACGTCCTGAAGTCGACGGTTTCGAGCGCGCACCTGCCCGGGTTCGGCGACGGCACGTCGCATATCGGCACGTTCGCGCTCAATCCGGTGGTCGAGAGTCCGGGCGTCAGCTCCCGTGGATCGGTGGGCTGGACCTTCACGCTCGACGACAACGATCCGGTGCTGCAGTCGCTGGCGGAAGGCCAGACCATCACGCAGGTCTACACCGTGACCGTCGACGACCATCACGGCGGGACGGTGACGCAGGACGTCACGGTGGTCATCACCGGCACCAACGACGCGCCGACCATCACGAGCGATGCAGACGCTGCGGCGGGGGCCGTGACCGAGGATGCGGCCACGCCGACGCTCTCGACCGGCGGCACGCTGGCGATCCAGGATCTCGACCTGATTGACACCCACATCGCGGAGGCGGTGTTCAAGTCGGCGACGTCGAACGCGCATCTGCCGGGCTTCGACGGCCATACGCCGCTCGGGACCTTCACGATCGACCCGTCGGTGACGGAATCCAACGGGGACACCGACAACGGCGCGACGCTGGGTTGGCATTTCGCGCTCAACGACAACGATCCGGTGCTGCAGTCGCTGGCCAAGGGCCAGACCATCACCCAGATCTACACCGTCACGTTCACCGACAATCACGGTGCGGAGGTCACGAAGGACGTCACGGTCACCATCACCGGCACCAACGACGCGCCGACGGTGACCAGCAGTGCCGCGGACGCCGCCGGAGAGGTGACCGAGGACGACACCAGTGTGACGCTGTCGATCGACGGCACTTTGGCGATCCAGGATCTCGACCTGATCGATGCGCATACGGCGCAGGCGATGTTCAAGTCGTCGACGTCGAGCGTGCATCTGCCGGGCTTTGACGACGATACGCCGCTCGGGACCTTCACGATCGATCCGTCAGTGCTCGAATCCATCATCGACACCGATAATGGTGCGACGCTCGGCTGGCACTTCAGCCTCGACAACAACGATGCGGTGCTGCAGTCGCTGGCGCAGGGCCAGACCATCACCCAGGTCTACACGGTCACCTTCACCGACGATCACGGCGCATACGTCTCGCAGGACGTGACCGTCACCATCAACGGCGCCAATGACGCGCCGACGATGACCAGCAGTGCCGCCGATGCCGCCGGAGCGGTGACCGAGGACGCCTGCGTGACGCTGTCGATCGACGGCACGCTGGCGATCCAGGACCTCGATCTGGTCGACACCCACACTGCGGAGACGGTGTTCAAATCGTCGACCTCGAGCGTGCATCTGCCGGGCTTCGACGACGACACGCCGCTCGGCACCTTCACGATCGATTCCGCAATCGCCGAGTTCAATGATGACACCGGCAACGGTGCGACGCTGGGCTGGCACTTCAGCCTCGACAATAACGATGCGGTGCTGCAGTCGCTGGCGCAGGGCCAGACCATCACCCAGGTCTACACCGTCACCTTCACCGACGATCACGGCGCGTATGTCTCGCAGGATGTGACCGTCACGATCAACGGCGCCAACGATGCGCCGACCATCACCAGCGATGCCGCCGCGGCGACGGGCGCGGTGACCGAGGATGACGACGCCTCGCTGACGGCCGGCGGCACGCTGGCGATCCAGGATGTCGACCTGATCGACACCCACACCGCGCAGGCGGTGTTCAAGTCGTCGTCGGTCAGCTCGGCCCTGCCGGGCTTCGAGGACGACAGCACGAATATCGGCACTTTCACGATCGACGCCGTGTCCGAATCCGGCAGCGATACCAGCAACGCTGCGACGCTCGGCTGGCACTTCACGTTGGACAACAGCGATCCCGTGCTGCAATCGCTGGCGGAAGGGCAGACCATCACTCAGGTCTACACCGTCACATTCGACGACCAGCATGGCGGCACGGTCAGCCAGGACGTCACCGTCACGATCACCGGCACCAACGATGCGCCGGCGGTCTCCTATGTCACGTCGGACTACATGAATTTCGACGGCCAGACCATCGCGGTGGGCGAGGTGCCGACGGTCGCTTCCGACGAGGTGACGCTGGACGGCTGGGTGAACTGGAACGGGGGCGCAGAGGCCGGTCATGGCCAGATCCTGTTCTACAACGGCAACACTTCGACGACGGGCTTCGGCCTGCTCGGTACGGTCAATGCCGATGGCACGATGGAGCTGCAGATCCTCGCAGGCGGCGTTCAGATCGCCGATACCGGCGTGGCGCTCGCGGCATCGCAATGGCACAACGTCGCGCTGACCCGCGACAACGGCGCCTTCTCGCTCTATCTCGACGGCAACCGCGAATATTCGCAGGCCTGGTCGATCAACCCCATCGACGGCAGTCCGTCGAATCCGTCGGCGTCCTACATGATGATCGGCGCCGCGAGCGAGCCGGGCGCGGCGGGCTTTGGCGCGGAAGGCTTCTTCGGCTCGATCGCCGATGTCAGCGTCTGGAACGCCGCGCTGACGCAGGCGCAGATCCAGTCGCTCGATTTCACGGCGCTCACCGGCAGCGAGACGAACCTCGCCGCGTATTACCAGCTCGGCGACGGTAGCGGGACCACGGCCGCCAATGCGGTCAATCCCGCCAAGAGCCTCGCCATTGAGGGCGATGCGGACTGGGCAAGCAGCACGTCAGGACCGGGCGGCGCCGTCGCCGATCTCGTGGAAACCAATGCCGGCCAGCTTGCGCACGGCGTGCTGGCGCTCTCCGACGTCGACGCGACCGATCATGTCACGGTGTCGGTCGGCGAGCTGCAGGTTGCTCTCGACGGCGCGCCGCAGTCCGGCAGCGTCGGCGGGCTGTCGCATGCGGACCTCCTGAACTATCTCAGCGTTCCGTCCGGCGATATCCTCGACGGCACGGCCACGCAGACGCAACTCACCTGGAATTTCGATTCGCAAGGCCATGCCTTCGACTTCCTCGCCGCCGGCCAGACGCTGTCGCTGCAATACACCATCGTTCCGGATGACGGGTACGGTGCGGGCACCAGCGCGATCGTCACCGTCAACATCGCCGGCAGCAACGATGCGCCGACGCTCGCCGATCTCCACATCGGTCCGCTCACGGACACGGCCGCTGCCGACACCTTCTCGGATCTGAACGGGACGCTGACGGGGAACGACGTCGATACCGGCGAGACGGCGACGCTGACCTATGCCGTCCTCAATGCGGATCATCACCCGGCAACGACGGCTGTCGGATTGTACGGCACGCTGACGATCAATCCCGACGGCTGCTACAGCTACGTTCCGAACGCCGCGGCGATCAATGCGCTGGCGGCAGGTTCCTACGCCGATACCTTTACGGTCCAGACCACGGATGTGCACGGCGCGACCGGCACGGCCACGCTCACGGTCGACGTGACGGGGGCGAACGATGCCAACGGTCCGGTCATCGATACCGCAAGCTTCCAGGTCGAGCACATCATCGAGAACGGCAACGACATCGTCAACGATCTCGTCGTCATCGACACAGATGCAGGCGCGGCGGCGGATACGTTCACCGTCACGCTGTCGACCGCACATCCGGACGTCAGCAGCGTCTATTTCGCTCCGATGACGGGTTCGCTCGAGCAGATCAACGCCGGCCTCGCGAGCGGCGGCACCGGCGTCGTCTACGATCCGACGGGCGCCAGCACCGATGACTACCCGCAGCCGCCCGAATTCGACCAGATCACGCTGACCGTCGCCGACTCGTCCGGCCACTCCGACACGGTCAATTTCATCTTTGTCGAGGGAGAGACCAGCCAGCAGATCGTTCTTTCGGGCGCCGACGGCAAGGACGTCATTTTCGCGACCGAGTCGAGCGACACGCTGATCGGTGGCGGCGGCAAGGACCAGTTCGTGTTCGCGCCGGCCGCATCGCAGGATGCCATCCAGCACACCGTGAACGATTTCGAGATTGGCCTCGACAAGATCGACCTGCGCCAGTTCAGCGGCATCAGCTCGATCGGCGATCTGTCACCGGCGTCGCAGGATGGCGGTACGCTCCTCACGCTGGACAATCACGAGACCATCCTGCTGAAGGGCGTGATCAGCGCGAACCTGCAGGCCAGCGACTTCATCTTCGGTCCTCATGTCACCTAG
- a CDS encoding transglutaminase-like cysteine peptidase, with translation METAARSRAWRAMLVLCGLILFGSAAELRAGSLLSPGAGLLVRKSAEPFGVFAFAISSGSLRQKWLALKDRLDDDMVQLALCDGDRDNCASPAALKLLAIVDQARTRDGRARLGETNRAINLAIRAANDGMDDVWSSPLATFASGTGDCEDYAIAKLAALRLAGIAAEDLRIVVVRDARAGEEHAVAAAKLDGRWLMLDNRRMAMVEDDAARSYQPLFTLYQSAVLKYVDDPARFSMASGAN, from the coding sequence ATGGAGACCGCTGCTCGCTCGCGCGCCTGGCGCGCAATGCTTGTCCTGTGCGGATTGATCCTGTTCGGATCGGCCGCCGAGCTTCGCGCCGGCTCGCTGCTGTCGCCGGGAGCCGGCCTTCTCGTGCGCAAATCCGCCGAGCCGTTCGGCGTATTCGCCTTCGCGATTTCGTCCGGCAGCCTGCGGCAAAAATGGCTCGCGCTGAAAGACAGGCTCGACGACGACATGGTGCAGCTTGCGCTGTGCGACGGCGACCGCGACAATTGCGCGTCGCCCGCGGCCCTGAAGCTGCTCGCCATCGTCGACCAGGCCCGTACTCGCGACGGCCGCGCGCGGCTCGGCGAGACCAACCGTGCCATCAACCTTGCCATCCGGGCCGCCAATGACGGCATGGACGACGTCTGGAGCTCACCGCTTGCGACCTTCGCCAGCGGCACCGGCGATTGCGAAGACTACGCCATCGCCAAGCTGGCCGCGCTGCGGCTGGCAGGAATCGCCGCCGAAGACCTCCGCATCGTCGTGGTGCGCGACGCCAGGGCCGGTGAAGAGCATGCGGTTGCCGCAGCAAAGCTCGACGGCCGCTGGCTGATGCTCGACAACCGCCGCATGGCAATGGTCGAGGACGACGCCGCGCGTAGCTATCAACCGCTGTTCACACTCTACCAGTCGGCCGTGCTGAAATATGTCGACGACCCCGCGCGGTTCTCGATGGCGTCCGGCGCGAATTGA